In one Populus nigra chromosome 12, ddPopNigr1.1, whole genome shotgun sequence genomic region, the following are encoded:
- the LOC133669625 gene encoding uncharacterized protein LOC133669625, with protein sequence MKFCSSCGKKVSTTREDDEIESYNIYGKVLAFPGLRADPLFIDGEVVPRLISKIPSENISRERLYEKGAGSQRNSCSCCQGSLGGEFQELSRGTASCKGA encoded by the exons ATGAAGTTTTGCAGCTCTTGTGGAAAAAAGGTCTCCACAACTCGCGAAGATGATGAAATCga GTCATACAATATCTACGGGAAAGTCTTGGCGTTTCCGGGTCTCAGAGCTGATCCCCTATTTATAGATGGGGAG GTAGTGCCGAGACTAATATCGAAAATCCCAAGTGAAAACATTTCACGGGAAAGGTTGTATGAAAAAG GAGCAGGCAGCCAGAGAAACAGCTGCAGCTGCTGCCAAGGAAGCTTGGGAGgagaatttcaagaattgtcCAGAGGAACTGCAAGCTGCAAAGGAGCGTGA